The window AGGGTCCGAACCCAAAAATTGAAATCTTAGGTGAAAACATCCAGAACCGTTATATACAGATAAAAGCGGTCATGTCTACCACAAATCCGTTAAAAAGCCCGATAATAAAGAGCATCAATATCGAGGCGAAGCTTACCGAGTTTCTTGGAGTTCCGGAAAACCTCAAGGTTGTCTCTGTGGATAACCTTCCGATACAGTATTCTTCGATCAACTGGGAGTGGGAGCCCTCGAACCGGCCGGAGTTGAAAGAAGTGCGAGAACGAGAATGCCTTGACGAAGTTGTGGCGGGCTGCAAAACAGAGTTCCAGGCCCAGGTCAAGATTCTGCACTACGCCACCATGCGGTTCAATTATCTTCATCCACGGATAGATTACCCGGAATGGACCGCAAAAAGCGTTCTCGAACGGGTGGACCGTGAGGGAACCGGCGGCATGTGTATCCAGTATAACAATCTCCTTATGGGCCTCCTGCTCAGCTTCGGATGGCAGACGAGGCTCATCACCATTCCGGGCCACGAGGTGTGCGAAGTATGGAGCGATGACTTCCGCAAGTGGGTGTATATGGATGCGAGCCATGTCAATCAGTACATCTACCTCAACGACACCCTGATTCCGCAGAACATTCTCGAAAACCATTTCACCTATCTTGAGACTTTCCCTCCGAAAGGGCCGATCAACTGGATGAACTACAACAACCTCCAAAAATTCGATCCCGAAAAACTCCCAACCATGAGGGGGTCTCTCACCCACCACGAGCCGGTGCAGGGCGCCAATTCCAATGCGAACCAGCCGCTGTTTCTCCGTACCCTCCCGCGCAACAACTATTATGAAAAGCCCACTCCCATGCCGCTCACTCACGGGATGACCTGGTGGCCCTGGGACGGCTATATTAACTGGTACGACGAGAAGACCCCGCCGATGCGGCACTATTCCTGGCACACCGACCGTCCCCGGGATATGTACCCTGACCTGAACACGGTCCACGTTCATGCCACCACGGCATTCGGCAACGAAATGGTATACCTGCACTTTGAAACCTATACACCCAATATCAGCCACTTCGAGGTTGATTGCGATGAATCCGGCTGGAAAAAGTCCGGCGAGAAATACACCTGGTTTCTCGTGTCTGGAGAAAACACTCTTCGTGTGCGACCGGTGAACAAGCTTGGGGTAAAAGGGAAACCTTCGGCGATTACCCTGCGCTATGTTGATCTTCGCCAGCGGGAATTTGAAAAGATAAGTTACTAAAAATGGTTCTTCTCCAAAAGAGTTGGTAAAGGAAATTACTTATAGGGGTTGCATTGAGGAAATGATCTTAATCCAACCCTGAATTGAAATATGTTGTTAGTTGCTGTCAAGCCCAAGCAAGTCAGCCTTCGACTGAGGCTTGACAGATTGAGGTCTGCTTAGATTATGTACGTAACAAAACTTTTTTTATCCCCAACGATGCAAAGTCCCCCTTTGGGGGATTTAGGGGGCTGCCACTCAAAGAGTTATCTCATTTTGCACTGCAAAATTTACCAACTAATTCGGAGAAGAGCCTATGAAAATAACATTCATTTTCTTTTTTATGGTGATCATTATGAATCAATTTGTTTCAGCACAGGATATGACAAAACGCGCCAGGGCGCGGGAGATCGGAATTGAAGTCGGCCTGATGAAGCCCGGCGCGGTCAATGCCATAACCGATGTTCCCGGAGTGCGCGTGGGGCACACAACCATCATTCGCGGCGACAATGTGCGTACCGGTGTGACCGCCGTTGTACCTCATCCCGGCAACATCTTTCAGGAGAAAGTGCCCGCAGGGATCCATTGCTACAACGCCTTCGGGAAGCTGGCGGGATATACCCAGGTGGAAGAGCTGGGGAATATCGAAACACCCATCGTTCTGACCAACACCCTGAGCGTGGGAACCGCTATGACCGCGCTGGTGAAATATACCCTCGATCAGCCGGGAAACGAAAGTGTCCGGTCGGTAAATGCTGTGGTGGGGGAAACCAATGATGGCGCCCTGAATGATATTCGGGGATTCCATGTCACCGAAGGCGATGTGCTGGAGGCCCTCAAATCCGCCGCATCCGGCCCAGTTCCGGAAGGAACTGTCGGCGCGGGAACCGGAACTACGGCCTTTTCCTGGAAAGGGGGAATCGGCACTTCCTCGCGGCTTGTGCCCAGGAAAGAGGGAACCAGCTATACGGTCGGCGTTCTCCTGCAATCCAATTTCGGGGGATTGCTTTCCATCAACGGCATTCCGTTCACCCGTGAAATAAACCAGCCCGGCGTCAAATCCAAGACCGATGGCTCGTGCATGATTGTAGTGGCCACCGACGCCCCGCTTTCCGACCGTAATCTGAAACGCCTCGCCAAACGCGCTTTCAACGGCATGGCGCGCACCACAAATTTCATGGCCAATTCATCCG is drawn from Candidatus Latescibacter sp. and contains these coding sequences:
- a CDS encoding P1 family peptidase, yielding MKITFIFFFMVIIMNQFVSAQDMTKRARAREIGIEVGLMKPGAVNAITDVPGVRVGHTTIIRGDNVRTGVTAVVPHPGNIFQEKVPAGIHCYNAFGKLAGYTQVEELGNIETPIVLTNTLSVGTAMTALVKYTLDQPGNESVRSVNAVVGETNDGALNDIRGFHVTEGDVLEALKSAASGPVPEGTVGAGTGTTAFSWKGGIGTSSRLVPRKEGTSYTVGVLLQSNFGGLLSINGIPFTREINQPGVKSKTDGSCMIVVATDAPLSDRNLKRLAKRAFNGMARTTNFMANSSGDYTIAFSTAYRIPHNTNGKAVEAPPFIANDDMNQFFNAVEEAVQEAVYNSLFMAITVTGFQGRKAEAINLEDVKRVMQKYNMLELQKRLK
- a CDS encoding transglutaminase-like domain-containing protein; translated protein: MKWSKTAKEVYDTGFTNKVMKDRDGNVTLFNMDLIQNDAPGSGSSEKGIFWDPVFGKNRARKILNLDDPRTNKAFVIVFSHHDAESTSGSAGGVGKFPLKFTVNGGPITVFDTGRPIAQYRWVEFPVNSLKKGKNIFEFFCPEAKSETECAELFLARADEFEHGGGDPADVGKTSFKSTDGGETWKESPFGPLGQTRAEYSIRLSLDRFVKTGWLATPVIDLWRIESDGFIVPNRTLTRMQQKKHTVEITLQSEVPEGTSVEYYLRKGVDPSPYSEKWGPYELAAQGPNPKIEILGENIQNRYIQIKAVMSTTNPLKSPIIKSINIEAKLTEFLGVPENLKVVSVDNLPIQYSSINWEWEPSNRPELKEVRERECLDEVVAGCKTEFQAQVKILHYATMRFNYLHPRIDYPEWTAKSVLERVDREGTGGMCIQYNNLLMGLLLSFGWQTRLITIPGHEVCEVWSDDFRKWVYMDASHVNQYIYLNDTLIPQNILENHFTYLETFPPKGPINWMNYNNLQKFDPEKLPTMRGSLTHHEPVQGANSNANQPLFLRTLPRNNYYEKPTPMPLTHGMTWWPWDGYINWYDEKTPPMRHYSWHTDRPRDMYPDLNTVHVHATTAFGNEMVYLHFETYTPNISHFEVDCDESGWKKSGEKYTWFLVSGENTLRVRPVNKLGVKGKPSAITLRYVDLRQREFEKISY